The Perca flavescens isolate YP-PL-M2 chromosome 8, PFLA_1.0, whole genome shotgun sequence DNA window TCCCTTTTTATAACCTGCTCTGTGTCGCGCAAATTTGACACCATAAGCACACCAAACCACATCAATGCGTTCTGCAGACTCTTATTTCTCTGTAGATGATACTATTTTGATGTATGGACTCACTgcttttgaataaaaaaaatcaacacgAGAGCCCgactcattttttttctcatactaatgacacatgtacgtttgtttgtgtggaaagcccgtatttattaagcaactgtaggaaggcattcggaaatttcaaagctgtttaatttaaaatgttcaatgccttatcgcgctgatttGACTGAGCCCGACCCAAACAccaaacatcatttctaaatatctgtccgaacccggctcGGCCTGTCGGGTACCGTCGGGTACCGTCGGGTCCCGACGGGCTctgttcgggtatccatcctctactatggttaactgatcctcagatctctgcagggtaaatccagacagctagtcTAGctagagttttctgttgcacgactaaaacaacttttacacattccaccaaaaacaagttccttcctgagactattttgcagcggtacCTTGTGGAGCTTGGCGCCAcacatgatgattgtgattggtttaaagaaatgccaagaaaccagagcacgtttttctcccattatcctcctccacagcgctatggaggaaggtctggcaatgcaagactagttaTTGAGATGTGCACTAAATCAGCTGTTTAGAAGCAATACTTTAAGGAaaaccaatcagacttggccacgaaattcaagggccaatcacagcactgcaactctgctttaaatctgttctctccctgtgctgtcagctgtcgtttcaggaAATGCActcaaccctcctcctcccctgccgcCTATGGTCATCGTGTTTCTCCCGGCTGACTGCTCCGTTGACTCTTCGGTCTGTTCTCTGGTCTCTTTCTCCTGCACTTTGTACATTTCATtaaacagttgtacaataaatattttgcatatctgcaaacgaagTCTGTCCTGATTAAAATGTTATTGATGTATTAATATGCAAGTATAATTGTTATTGATGTAATAATATGTAAGCGGTTCTTTATATGGTTGCTCACATTGGAGCGTAAAATTTTAACTGCTTCATAATTTTGGTAGCTGAAGCTAAACAATGGATCATATTATGAACTGATGTTTGAAACCATTGCAGCTGAAGGTTTTAGGATAAAATTTTGTTGATGTTCCAACAATTGTATACCAATatgaattaataattatttaacCCTGAAAAGATGCCAGACAAAGATCccttaatgtgttttttaatctGAAATGTAAAACCTTAAAACCCTTCAAATCAATCTGTGTCATAAAATCTGTGTATTGTAACTTGATGCatcagaaaaactgaaaaaaaacacattgatcaGAATCTGAAAAATCAACCATGTATATCACCAtgtgttagtttttttttacattaaatgaAAGTGAATTTTTCTGTAGAAAATCAGATGGTTGTTCTACTTGGTGTGATTAATAGAAGAAATGATCAGAGGGGCAGAGTTTTTACCACCATTGTTTGTACAGGGACTGAAGTATGGGTAGAGTTTCTCTGTGAAGGAGCAGCCAGTAAAGGAGTAGATGAGAGCTGCAGCATTAATGTCATAAAAggagaccagaccctcctcataatccacaaacacccccaccttctCAGGACGAGACTTCAGAGAGAGATCAACTAGAGTTTCAGCACAAGcttcaaactcattttcattcATCAAACATATCGTCCAGTAACCATTCTGAGGAGTCAGTGTGACTTTCCCCTTCCTACTGATCGACTCTCTGGCCACTCCTAAATCCCACTTGGTCTTCCCTTTAACTTGAACCTCATAGTAAAATCTTCCTGAATAGAATCTCTGCTTTGCTATGACACAAGGACAAGTATCAAATCTCTCTGGATTGTTTGGAAGATTCTTCTTTACATCACCATGTTTAACTTGTTTTCTGTCATCGGACAGGATGAGTTTTGGATGTGCTGTATCAGAATCAAGAGTCACATCCACTGCATACTGCTGGACCCTCTTCAGCTCAACATCCATCAGCTTCTTCATCTGTTTACTGAGCTTCTTCTCCAGAGGATTAACTGCTCTTAGCACAGTCCCCTCATATGAAGGTGGACGGACGCTGACTTGTGTCCAGTCCTTAGTAGGTGGAGCAGCGTTCAGGGACGTGAAGCTCTGGAGGACGTGGAAGTGGTCTTCAGACTGTGagagctgctccacctcagCGCTTCTCTTCTTCAGCTCAGAGATTTCCTGTTCCAGCTCCTTGATGAAGCCTTCAGCCTgtttctccatctttctctgcttctctttgatcGTGTCGATGAGCTCGGCCTGGCTTCTCTCAACAGACTCCTTCAGAGCGGTGAAGACCTGAACACCAtctgctatctctctgtctgcatcttccTCACTGAGCTCCACTGAGTGTTTGATCTCCTGAATCTTCAGTTGtctcttctggatcatctgcTGAATTTCAGCCTCTGTCTTTCCCAGCTTGGCCTTTATTCCCACATATTTTTCTTTCAGAGGAACAACATCATGTGTCTTGTGGTCTGAGTAGGTGcagagcatgcagacacacGTCTGGTCGGTCTTACAGAACAGCTCCAGCAGTTTATCGTGCTTCGTACACATCCTGCCTTCCAGGTTCTCCACAGGGTCGATCAGATGATGTCTTTTCAGACGTGAAACTGTCAGATGAGGCTCCAGGTGAGTCTCACAGAAGGAGACCAGACACACCAGGCAGGACTTCACGGCCATCAGTTTGGTTCCAGTGCAGACGTCACAGGGAACTTCTCCTGGTTTGGACACTTGTtgctctgagctgctgctgctgctggctttctGCTGAGCTGACTGTCTGAACTGAGCAGCCATCTCAGAGATGAAAGTATTGACACGCAGCTCAGGTCTGGTTCTGAAAACCTTATTACAGTTGGGACACTGAAACGGGACATTAATATTCCAGTGTTGAGTGATGCAGGTTTTACAGAAGTTGTGTCCACATGGTATGGTGACTGGATCAGtgaacacatccagacagatggagcacAGAAACTGATCTTCAGTCAGCAGACAGCTGGCAGCAGACATATCTAGACACTGAGGAcagaaagtgtaaaaaaaaaagaaaaaatgttattacatatcttttgattattatttatatatatatatttatatatatatatatatatatatatatatatatatatatatatatatatatatatatatatatgtatatgtgtgtacatgtatatatgtgtatgtatacatatatatgtatatactgtgtatatatatatatatatatatatatatatatatgtatgttatATATTCATAAAATCAAACTGAATTTGCTGCAAGTGAAAAAGAACTCACATGTGCAGTTCAGTGGTCATATTTCTATGAAATCaccaactatatatatatataaattataacatGGAGATCTTCGTTTCAAAAAGTACTTTGATTGATCTTCGTTACAAAAAGTACTTTGATTGATCTTCGTTACAAAAAGTACTTTGATTGCTTGctgaaaaaacacaatttctcaaaaatgtacttgaaaaATATTATATTCTTGAGCCTAAATATAATTAATACATTAGCAAACACTAATATGGAAGCTCTTAGAGGCAAGTGATGAATGATCTATTTTCAAAGTCTGCTTTACATGTTCTCTCCTGTGCTTATGACTAACAGGTGACAAAGGTTTTACCAGGAAACTTATGTTCCTCAAAAAAAAATCCCCTCTGTCAAATAGATGACTAAAAATGTTTGCAGGtaaatttatttttctcaagttcatttttgtgtttgttgcaaTATTAATTTCTGCCACAAGAAGCGCATGTTCTAAATAGGTGAGTTTTAATTTCTCCATGTAATCTAaacactatgtaaatatattgtgTGTTAGCAAGTTATGTATCACTGTCATGTCTCTCTTTTGGCTAGACATTTGTTTTTATCATTCCTAATTTGCCATTTTACTCCTATTTAGAACATGGGGCTCTTTAGCCTCTTGTGGCTGAAATGAGTATTGCAATAACAAACTAAACAAACCAAATGAATcctgaccatagacagtatataatggaccaatagaccccgttgctctggacggagaccagtgaaggctattagaagcacttttccggtgatggccagctttactgcgcagcctccaactgagagaatgtgacgtgagcaacgtgtctgaaagtgtgaagtcttctggtagctgtgccaagagaaatctcaatcattcccaatcttacagagaaggagagtgtaggtatatgtaaggagataacataggcacaggctaattattgctaactaacatgctagttaacattagtaattaaacctaaacagctcatgtaagtcgaaactgcctgcaagcttatcctgtacaatacggtaattcctctactaagcgacacaattgttagcctatttttacaaaaacgtctgctacggagccataacgtgagatacaaggtaatgaagccttttatacattgtcgtgtttctttggaactaaacaacggacaaatagagtctttaaacgcttcagatgtaaagttatttgcagtcaagtgacgtaaaaaaaaaatggcggtcaatgctaacaggaggtgatggctttgtagcaacaaaatggcgccatagatggctcgagctctaaagcgaagcttacccccttgatccTGACTGAATAAAATCACCTGCCAagaccttttttttaacctgttcTTAAAgaaacacgccaacttattgggactttagcttattcaccatatccCCCGGAgctagataagtccatacatattagggctgttggaacaaatGCCGAAATTCGAATATAATTCGAATAGTAAAAAAGCGCcctggtgaggagcagagagtaacaacggtgcttttcaggtgttgggctaatcactccacccaagtagcagtgcttcgccttctgaggatatagttcccagtatgcatacctccaggatctgtgttaagctaggctagcggtgggtgagTCAGacagttacgacacgcacggagatgagaagggtatgtatggacttgtctaactctgggggatacggtgaataagctaaagtcccaataagtcggcgtgttccttgaAATCATGAGAGGAAATGGTCCTGATCAGACTTACAAAATGGATCACTAGAGTACAAAaattctcactcacacacatttatggAAAGCAAAGAGAT harbors:
- the LOC114560511 gene encoding E3 ubiquitin-protein ligase TRIM21-like, translating into MSAASCLLTEDQFLCSICLDVFTDPVTIPCGHNFCKTCITQHWNINVPFQCPNCNKVFRTRPELRVNTFISEMAAQFRQSAQQKASSSSSSEQQVSKPGEVPCDVCTGTKLMAVKSCLVCLVSFCETHLEPHLTVSRLKRHHLIDPVENLEGRMCTKHDKLLELFCKTDQTCVCMLCTYSDHKTHDVVPLKEKYVGIKAKLGKTEAEIQQMIQKRQLKIQEIKHSVELSEEDADREIADGVQVFTALKESVERSQAELIDTIKEKQRKMEKQAEGFIKELEQEISELKKRSAEVEQLSQSEDHFHVLQSFTSLNAAPPTKDWTQVSVRPPSYEGTVLRAVNPLEKKLSKQMKKLMDVELKRVQQYAVDVTLDSDTAHPKLILSDDRKQVKHGDVKKNLPNNPERFDTCPCVIAKQRFYSGRFYYEVQVKGKTKWDLGVARESISRKGKVTLTPQNGYWTICLMNENEFEACAETLVDLSLKSRPEKVGVFVDYEEGLVSFYDINAAALIYSFTGCSFTEKLYPYFSPCTNNGGKNSAPLIISSINHTK